A part of Botrytis cinerea B05.10 chromosome 2, complete sequence genomic DNA contains:
- the Bcvps74 gene encoding Bcvps74 has product MSSGLTRRRGGGGGAGDTENGESSRVASPAPKAGNSRDTSGPETSYESGENGHKIAFDPRDISESAERSKQPKLTLMEEVLLLGLKDKQGYLSFWNDNISYALRGCIVIELAFRGRVSMQKDSSRRRFPLADRVIEVIDDTLTGEVLLDEALKMMKASEKMSVSSWIDLMSGETWNLMKIGYQLKQVRERLAKGLVDKGILRTEKKNFLLFDMATHPVADGGAKEEIRRRVRNVLTQRTVVLPGSQFLPENLEFRYVRTIAMVCAAYAANVLENALASLGHESRERAFAQVDELLAEYSQWPFGKRAGGSAGIGANLGQVITDEVNNGKDKELQLEVVAACLSVFTRLDSLL; this is encoded by the exons ATGTCTTCTGGACTCACACGCAGAAGAGGTGGCGGAGGAGGAGCTGGCGATACGGAAAATGGGGAGTCGAGTCGTGTTGCATCACCGGCGCCCAAGGCTGGAAATTCTCGCGATACAAGCGGCCCAGAGACATCATATGAGAGCGGAGAGAATGGTCACAAAATTGCCTTTGATCCAAGAGATATTAGCGAAAGTGCAGAGAGAAGCAAGCAACCTAAATTGACGTTGATGGAGGAAGTTTTGTTACTGGGATTGAAGGATAAGCAA GGTTATCTTTCATTCTGGAATGACAATATATCATATGCGCTTCGTGGATGTATTGTCATTGAGCTGGCGTTCAGAGGGCGAGTGAGCATGCAGAAGGATTCCTCGAGGCGGCGATTCCCTCTAGCAGACAGAGTAATTGAGGTTATCGATGATACTTTGACAGGAGAAGTCTTATTGGATGAAGCGCTCAAAATGATGAAAGCGAGTGAGAAGATGAGTGTCAGTTCatggattgatttgatgagtG GCGAGACATGGAATCTCATGAAAATTGGGTATCAATTGAAACAAGTCAGAGAACGGTTGGCTAAAGGATTGGTCGACAAGGGTATTCTTAGAaccgaaaagaaaaacttccTTTTATTCGATATGGCGACACATCCTGTAGCAGACGGCGGAGCAAAGGaggaaatcagaagaagaGTCCGAAACGTCCTTACACAACGAACTGTTGTCCTTCCAGGCAGTCAATTCCTCCCCGAGAACCTCGAATTCAGATATGTCAGAACAATTGCCATGGTATGTGCTGCCTATGCAGCCAACGTACTAGAGAATGCCCTCGCATCACTTGGTCACGAATCCAGAGAACGAGCATTCGCCCAAGTTGATGAATTATTGGCAGAATATAGCCAATGGCCATTTGGAAAGAGAGCAGGAGGCTCAGCGGGAATAGGTGCAAATTTGGGACAGGTTATTACGGAT GAAGTAAACAATGGAAAGGATAAAGAACTACAACTCGAAGTCGTAGCCGCATGTCTAAGTGTCTTTACCCGTTTGGACTCTTTGCTATAA